Below is a genomic region from Streptomyces tsukubensis.
CGGCCGCGATGCGCACCCAGCTGATGGTCCTGGACCGGGATCCGGACGTGACCGGCCTGTCCGCGCGCCCGGTACGGCTGCTGTGGCGGGACATGTCCGACGGGCGGGTGCGCTCGTGGGTGCCCCAGCTCTTCGCCCGGCACGCGGACGGCACCGGCCTGCTCGCCGACTGCCCCTCCAGCCCGACCACGGGTGGGGACAGGGCGCAGCGGGCCCGGATGGTCCTGGAGGCGGCGTGCGCGCGCGTGGGCTGGGCCTACCGGCGCCTCGAGCCGCCTCCGACGGTGGTGGCGGCGAACCTGCGGTGGCTGGCCGGCTACCGCCACCCCCGCAATCAAGGCCCGCCCGGGATAGGGGCAGCGCTGGCCGAAGTCTTCGCCGCGCCCCGGCCGCTGGCCGACGGTGCGGCCGCGGTGGGGGATCCCCTGCAGGTCCTGCCGGCTGTCTATCACGCGCTGTGGTGCGGGCATCTGACGACATCTCTTGATGAGCCACTGCACGAGGAAGCGCTGATCTGCGCTGACGCAGAACGCAGTGGTGAGGGTGTTGAAAAGCGGCTGGGCGCCGGGGGCGGCCAGGGAAGGGGTGAGTGCGGTGGGCGGCACACGCGGTAAGAGCGGGCGACCGGTGGTGGAGGTCGGTGCGCACGTCACCTACCGGGGGCAGACCTGGCAGGTTGCCGCCTTGCAGGGGCCGCGGGTCTACCTGGTACAGGAGGCCGGCACTGAAGTGAGCCTGCTGCTGGGGCGGTTGTTCGCCGACCCGGACTTCGAAGTGGTGGGCGCACGGGCACCGGATACGGTGCCGCAGTGGGGGCTGTTCGAGGCGGTTCCGGTGGCGGCCCAGCAGCGGGCGCTGGCCTGGCTGCCCCATATCCGGGAGGTCGAGACCGGGTGGCCGCACCCTGAGGGCGGCCGTGACGGCCACAGGATGCGGCCGGAGTACGACCCCGAGCGGTGGACGCTGGCGCAGCGGGAGGCGGCCAAGGCGAAGGAACTGACGGCGCTCGGCTTCGCCCGGGTGACGTCTACGACGGTGCAGCGGATGCGGCACGCCTACCGCAAGCAAGGCTTGTGGGGACTGGTCGACAAACGCGCGGTGCCGGCCCGTGGCCGTCATCCGACGGGATATGCCGACGAGCGGGTCGTGGCCGCGGTGCTGGAAGGGCTACGGCGCCAGCGGGGCCGGTCGAAGGGGACGGTGAAGGGACTGCAGGTACTGGTCGGGCAGATCCTTCAGGACACCCATGGGCGCGGGGTGGTGGAGATGCCGTCACGCTCGACGTTCTACCGGCTGGTGAGCGTGCTGGCCGACCCGGCCGACCGCCCGGGGCTCCCGGCGCGTACCGGCAGCACGCCCGCCCGCGCCTCATCGGGGCCGCCGGTGGTGCTGCGGCCCGGGGAGCAGGTGCAGATCGACACCACACGCCTGGACATCATGGCCGTCCTGGAGGACGGCAGCCTTGGCCGGCCGGAGCTGACGATCGCCGTCGACGTCGCCACCCGCTCCATCCTGGCCGCCGTCCTGCGCCCGCACAGCACCAAAGCCGTCGACGCCGCCCTGCTCCTGGCGGAGATGGCTGTTCCGCATCCTGCCCGGCCGGCCTGGCCCGCAGCGCTGTATCTGTCGCACGCCCAGGTGCCGTATCAGCGGATGCTGTCGCTGGACGAACGCCTGGAAGGCGCAGCCGCGCGGCCGGTGGTCGTGCCCGAGACGATCGTCGTCGACCGCGGGAAGATCTACCTCTCGCAGGGCTTCGTCGCCGCCTGCGAGACCCTCGGGGTGAGCGTCCAGCCCGCCCCTCCGAGACGGCCGCAGGCCAAGGGCGTGGTAGAGCGGACCTTCGGCTCGGTCAACGACCTGTTCTGCCAGCACGTCGCCGGCCACACCGGCTCCAACCCCCAGCGCCGCGGCTTTGCGACAGCGGCCGAAGCACGGTGGACGATCCCGCAGCTGCAGGACTTCCTCGACGAATGGATCACCTGCGGCTGGCAGAACCGGCCCCACGACGGACTGCGCCACCCCGTCCTGCCCAAAACCGCCCTCACACCGAACCAGATGTGGGCCGCGCTGATCACCATCAGCGGCTACGTCCCCGTGCCGCTGACCGGGGCCGACTACCTCGAACTGCTGCCCGTGCGCTGGCAGCCCATCACCGAACGCGGCATCCGCCTCGACTACCGCACCTACAACCACGACATCCTCGACCCCCACCGCAGCCAGCACTCCCCCGTCACGGCCAGAGACGGCAAATGGGAGGTCCACCACAACCCCCACGACGCCCGCCAGATCTGGGTCCGCCTCACCGACGGACACCTCCACGAAATCCCCTGGATCCACCGCGACCACGTCCACCAGCCCTTCAACAACACCATCTGGCGCCACGTCCAGACCGAGGTCGAACAACGCGGAGACCGCGAGCAGCATGAGGCCGACCTCGCCGGCGCCCTCGACCAGCTCCTGCGCCGCACCCGCCACCCCGCCGAGACCGAGCAGAAAACCCGCCGCCGCAGAGCCCCCCGCTCCGATACGGCAGCGCAGTTGCCCGATCTGCCAGGCCAGCGGCGCCCCCTCGACGCAGAGACCGCCCCGGGCCCGGCACCGGACTGGAGCGAGAGCCTGGACGACCTCATCAGCGTCGACACCCCGGCCCAGACCGGCACGAGCGAGCCGGAGGGCGCGGGCGGGCTGCCGGGAGCGGCAGGCGGGTACGGGCTGTGGGACGCCGAAGCGGAAGCCGAGCAATGGTGAACACCTCATCGCGTACGAACGATGCGCCGGCCGGCAAGCCGCCGACGGCGGGCCGGTCTCCCGGTGACGCGGCGAACGCCGACGGCGACACCCCTGATCCGCAGCCTCGGTCGGTGACCACCTGGGACGGCTTCCAGGCCTTCGCCACCACCCCCGTAGCAGCCCC
It encodes:
- a CDS encoding DDE-type integrase/transposase/recombinase — its product is MGGTRGKSGRPVVEVGAHVTYRGQTWQVAALQGPRVYLVQEAGTEVSLLLGRLFADPDFEVVGARAPDTVPQWGLFEAVPVAAQQRALAWLPHIREVETGWPHPEGGRDGHRMRPEYDPERWTLAQREAAKAKELTALGFARVTSTTVQRMRHAYRKQGLWGLVDKRAVPARGRHPTGYADERVVAAVLEGLRRQRGRSKGTVKGLQVLVGQILQDTHGRGVVEMPSRSTFYRLVSVLADPADRPGLPARTGSTPARASSGPPVVLRPGEQVQIDTTRLDIMAVLEDGSLGRPELTIAVDVATRSILAAVLRPHSTKAVDAALLLAEMAVPHPARPAWPAALYLSHAQVPYQRMLSLDERLEGAAARPVVVPETIVVDRGKIYLSQGFVAACETLGVSVQPAPPRRPQAKGVVERTFGSVNDLFCQHVAGHTGSNPQRRGFATAAEARWTIPQLQDFLDEWITCGWQNRPHDGLRHPVLPKTALTPNQMWAALITISGYVPVPLTGADYLELLPVRWQPITERGIRLDYRTYNHDILDPHRSQHSPVTARDGKWEVHHNPHDARQIWVRLTDGHLHEIPWIHRDHVHQPFNNTIWRHVQTEVEQRGDREQHEADLAGALDQLLRRTRHPAETEQKTRRRRAPRSDTAAQLPDLPGQRRPLDAETAPGPAPDWSESLDDLISVDTPAQTGTSEPEGAGGLPGAAGGYGLWDAEAEAEQW
- a CDS encoding TnsA-like heteromeric transposase endonuclease subunit, which encodes MEQQAVKGRGEAVIETAFATAAGQVTQLSWDQAAATVRFEDLAPVSAFPVVPGRRWGPGWWWSATTGRHVVHGSAAMRTQLMVLDRDPDVTGLSARPVRLLWRDMSDGRVRSWVPQLFARHADGTGLLADCPSSPTTGGDRAQRARMVLEAACARVGWAYRRLEPPPTVVAANLRWLAGYRHPRNQGPPGIGAALAEVFAAPRPLADGAAAVGDPLQVLPAVYHALWCGHLTTSLDEPLHEEALICADAERSGEGVEKRLGAGGGQGRGECGGRHTR